Below is a genomic region from Corallococcus caeni.
ACTGGTCCGACAGTCGGACAGGTTTGGAGGGTTGCGGCAGCGGAAACCTGTCCGACTGTCGGACCAGTTTGGATGACCGCGTCGGGCGGGAGGCGGGGCCGGATGGATGGCCGGGGCTTAGCGGGGCGCCGCCGCGCGGGACAGGCGGTCTCGCACGGCGATGCCCAGGCCGCTCGCGGTGGGCAGACAGGCCACGAGGATGTCGTGGCCCTGTTCGTCGGCTTCCCTGAGCCGCGCGTAGAGGACTCGCGCGGCCTCCGCCGGTTCTCCCGGCACGTCGAAGCGCTGCACTTCCTTCGGCAATGACAGGGACGCGGGGCCCAGCACACCCACCCGCAGACCCTGTGCACGCAGGGCTTCCACCCGCTGCACTGCTTCACCCGGCTCCGCGAGCACCACGCCCGCCCGGGGCGCGTAGTGCGAGGCCAGCGAACCGGATACTCGCACCGTCTCAGAGGTCCGCACCGGCACCTTGCGCCCCAGCACCCGCTCCACGTCCTCCGTCGCCAGGCCTCCGGGCCTGAGAATCGCCGGGGCTCCGGAGGACAGGTCGACGATGGTCGACTCCACGCCCACCGTGGATGGACCTCCGTCCAGCACCAGGTCCACGTCGCTGCCCAGGTCCCGCTGCACGTGCTCCGCTGTCGTCGGGCTCACCCGGCCGAAGCGGTTGGCGCTGGGCGCGGCCACGCCTCCGCCCAGCCGCTGAAGCACCTCCAGCGCCACGGAGTGTCCCGGCACCCGCAGCGCCACCGTGTCCTGGCCTCCCGTCACCGCGTCCGTGGCCCTGGACGTGCGTGGCAGCACCAGCGTCAGGGGGCCCGGCCAGAAGGCCCTGGCCAGCGCCTTCGCTTCGTCCGGCACTATGCGGGCCCACTCGGACAGGTGCTCCGCGCCCGGGATGTGGACGATGAGCGGATGGGTCGCCGGCCGGCCCTTGATGGCGAAAACACGACGCACGGCCAGCTCGTCCTCGGCGTTGGCCGCGAGGCCGTAGACCGTCTCTGTTGGCAGGGCGATGACACCGCCGCGTCGCAGCAATTCGACTGCACGGTCCAGGAGGTCGGGAGTAAGCATGCTCGGTTCGCACTGTCTCCCCAGGAGAAACCATGGGCAAGTCGCACGTTTTCGAGGCGCGCAGCCAGATGCCTGTCCCCGCCGCTGACCTCTTCTCCTGGCACACCCGCGAGGGAGCTTTCGAACGCCTGTCGCCCCCCTGGGAGACGGCGGAGGTCGTGGACCGCACCGGCGACGGCATCCGCCCCGGCGCCCGCGTCGTCGTCAAACTCCACCTGGGCCCCATCCCCCAGCGCATGGTCGCCGAGCACACCGCCTACGTGGAGGGCTCCTCCTTCCAGGACACCCAGCGAGAAGGCCCCTTCGCGAAGTGGATCCACGACCACCGCATGAGCCCCTCCGGCCCCCAGGCCTCCGTCCTGGAGGACGCCATCCAGTACGAGCTGCCCGTGGGCACGCTCGGGGACACCTTCGGCGGCGGCTATGCGCGCAAGCGCCTGGAGCGCATGTTCGCGTACCGCCACTCGCTCACCCGCGCGGACCTGCGCCGCCATGCGGCGTTCGCCTCCCAGGGCCCGCTCACCGTGGCCATTAGCGGTGCGTCCGGCATGCTGGGCTCCGCGCTGTCGTCGTTCCTCACCACCGGCGGCCACAGCGTGAAGCGGCTGGTGCGCGGCCGGGCGAACCCGGCTCGCGGGGACATCTCCTGGGCTCCCGACAAGGGCACCGTCGACGCGGCGGGCCTGGAGGGCGTGGACGCGGTGGTGCACCTGTCCGGCTCCAACGTGGGCGAGGGCCGGTGGACCGAGGAGCGCAAGCAGGAGATCCTCAAGAGCCGCACGGAGAGCACCCGGCTGCTGTGTGAAACGCTGGCCCGCGCCACCCGCAAGCCGCGCGTACTCATCTGCGCCTCCGCCGTCGGCTACTACGGCAGCCGGGGCGATGAAGAGGTCACCGAGGCGTCCTCCTCCGGCGACGGCTTCCTCGCGGATGTCACGCGCCAGTGGGAGGCCTCCACCCAGGCCGCCGAGGACGCGGGCATCCGCGTGGTGCACCTGCGCATCGGCGTGGTGCTGGATGCTCGCGGCGGGGCGCTCGCGAAGCTGGCGCTCGCGACCCAGGCGGGCGGCGGCGGGCCCGTGGCCTCCGGCCGTCAGTGGATGAGCTGGGTGTCGCTGGAGGACGTGCTGGGCCTCATCCAGTTCTCCATCTTCACCCCGTCCATCCAGGGGCCGGTCAACGCCGTGTCCCCGAACGCGGTGCGACAGGGGGAGCTGGCGAAGGTGCTCGGCAAGGTGCTCCACCGTCCCGCGGTGTTCCCGCTGCCCGCCACCGTGGTGAAGACCGTGTTCGGGCAGATGGGCGAGGAGACCCTGCTGTCCAGCACCCATGCGCTGCCCACCGTGGCGCAGGCGAACGGCTTTCCCTTCCTCCTGCCCGACCTGGAGGGGGCGCTGCGCTTCACGCTGGGCCGCACCACCGACGGCGCGGAATACCGCCACGGGTGAGCCCGGCGCTTGACACTCCTCGGGAGGGGCGACAGAAGTGCGCCGCTTCCCCTCGCTTCGAGGAGTCCTGATGATCCAGGTCGAAGGGCTGACGAAGTTCTACGGCGAGCACGCGGCCATCCGGGACCTGGCCTTCACCATCGGCCAGGGTGAGGTCATCGGCTTCCTGGGCCTCAACGGCGCAGGCAAGTCGACGACGCTCAAGATTCTCGGGTGCGTGCTGCTGCCCACCTCGGGCCGCGTCGTCATCGACGGGCACGACGTGGTGAGCCAGTCCCACGAGGTGCGCCAGCGCATCGGCTACCTGCCGGACGTGCCCCCCGTGTACGAGGAGATGACGGTGGGCGAGTACCTGGCCTACGTCGCCCGGCTGCGCGACGTGCCCGCGAAGGCCACCGCGTCCCACGTGGGCGAGGCCGAGGAGAAGACCGGCCTGCGCGACGTGCACGGCGAGGTCATCTCCACGCTGAGCCACGGCTACCGCCAGCGCGTGGGGCTGGCGCAGGCGCTGGTGCACAAGCCCGCGCTGCTCATCCTCGACGAGCCGACCAGCGGATTGGATCCGCTTCAAATCGTGGAGATGCGCGACGTCATCCGCGGCCTCAAGGGCGCGCACACGGTGCTCGTGTCCAGCCACATCCTCCCGGAGATTTCGCAGACGTGTGACCGGCTGCTCATCATCCACAAGGGCACGCTGCTGGCGCAGGGCAGCGAGGAGGAGCTGTCGCGCGCGCTGGGCGGTCCGTCCATCGTGCTGGAGGTGCGGGGCGACCGGGCGCGGGCGCTGGAAGCATTGCAGGGCTTCGGCGCGGTGGAGGTGCGGGAAGGGAACGGGGTGCTGGCCCTGAAGGTCGCGGCGGCGCCGGACCTGCGGCCCCAGGTGGCGCGAGCGGTGGTGGGCGCGGGCCTGGAGCTGTTGCGGCTGGACGCGAACGAGGGACAGCTGGAGGCGCTGTTCTTGCGCCTGACGCACGGGCAGGAGGTGAAGGCGTGAAGGCGCTCCTGATTGCGCGCCGCGAGCTGGCCGGCTACCTGCGCACGCTCAGCGGCTACATCATCCTGGCCATCATCCTCGCGGTGAACGGACTGTTCTTCAACGCGTACGCCCTGGGCGGCGCGAGCAAGCGCTCCGCGGAGGTGCTGTCCGGCTTCTTCTACTACTCGAGCGGCTTCACCATCGTGGCGGCCATCCTCGTGTCCATGCGGCTGCTCGCGGAGGAGCACCAGACGGGCACGCTGCCGCTCTTGTACGCGTCGCCGGTGCGGGACCGGGACATCGTGTTGGGCAAGTTCCTGGCGGGGCTCGCGTTCCTGGCGCTGTACCTGCTGCTCACGCTCTACATGCCGCTGCTGGTGCTGGTGAACGGCAAGGTGTCCTTCGGGCACGTGGCGGCGGGCTACCTGGGGTTGCTGCTCTTGGGCAGCGCGTCGCTGGCGGTGGGCACGTTCGGGTCGTCGCTCGCGAAGAACCAGCTGCTCGCGGCCATCTTCTCCGCGGTGATGCTGGTGGCGCTCATCCTGTGCTGGCTCCTGGCGCGCATCACCGAGCAGCCGCTGTCGGACGTCTTCAGCGCGATGTCGCTGTGGAACCAGCACTTCCCCCCGTTCCAGGCAGGGCTCATCCACGTGCGGGACGTCGTCTACTACCTGGTGGTCACCTACGTGGCGCTGTTCGCGGCGACACGGGTGCTGGAAGCGCGGAGGTGGCGATGAGCACGCCGGCCTCTTTCGGGACGGGGCTCGCCGCGACAGGGGCGTTCGTCGCGGGGCTTATTGCTGTGTTCCTCGCGGAGCGCATGCTGGGCGTGGGCTCCGGCCGTGTGGCGCTGGCCGCGCTGGGCACCGCCGTGGTGGTGGCCGCGACGGCATGGCGCGCGGTGCGGATGATTGCCGCGCCCGCCGAGCGTCGCTCGCTGGAGCGGTGGGTGCTCACGCTGTACGTCGTGGGGCTGGCCGCGCTGGTGCTCTACTTCGTGAAGGGGGACGTGGGGACTGCGCTGTTCGGTGAGCCGCTGTCGCGTTCCTCTCCGAAGCTGTCGGGAGTGCTGGCGGTGCTGTTCCCGGCGCTGCTCCTGTGCTCGCTCGTGCCGCTGGCGATGGTGGAGGCCGCGCTGGTGGCGATGGCTCGGGCGCCGGTGCCGGAGACGGGCCGGGTGAAGAGCGCGCTGTTCTCCGGCCTGGGCGTGGCGTTCGTCGTCGTGTTCGCGTTCGCGGCGACGTACGTGGCCACGCAGGCGGACGCGACCTGGGACCTGTCGTACTTCCGGACCGCGAAGCCGGGCGATGCCACGCGCAAGCTGGTGCGCGGCCTCAATGAGCCGCTCCAGGTGACGCTCTTCTTCCCGCCCGCCAACGAGGTGGGTGAGGCGGTGCGGCAGTACTTCCGCGACCTGGAGCCGGAGAGTCCGCAGCTGGGCGTGGAGGCGTTGGACCAGGCGGTGGAGCCCGCGCGCGGCAAGGCCCTGGGGGTCAGCAGCAATGGCTCCGTGGTGCTGGCGCGGGGGGACCGCAAGGAGATCCTCACGCTGGGCCTGGATCCGGAGCGGGCGCGCGGGCAGCTCCAGCGGCTGGACGCGGAGGTGCAGCGGCGGCTGCTGGCGGTGGCGAAGCCCCGGCGCATCGTCTACCTCACGGGCGGCCACGGGGAGCGCGCCGACACGCGGCCCGTGCCGGGGGAAGCGGCCCGGCCTTCGGTGGCGCAGTTCAAGGAGCTGCTGCGCGCGCAGAACGTGGACGTGCGCACGCTCACGGTGGCGGAGGGGTTGGGCTCGGCGGTGCCGGCGGATGCGGCGATGGTGGCGGTGCTCGGGCCCACGCGGGAGCTGCTTCCGGAGGAGGCCACCGCGCTGCGCGAGTACTGGGAGCGGGGCGGGCGGCTGTGGATCGCGCTGGAGCCGGATGGCGCGGCGCTGGAGCCGTTGCTCAAGCCGATGGGGCTCAAGTCGCTGCGCGTGCCGCTGGCGAACGACCGCGTGTACTTCCGCACGGCGCGGCAGTTGAGCGACCGGGGCAACCTGGGCACGGCGAGCTTCTCCTCGCACCCGTCGGTGACGTCGCTGTCCGCGCTGGGGTCTCAGGGCGCGGTGGCGTTCGTGGGGGCGGTAGCGCTGGAGCCGCTGACGCCGCCGGTGCCCGGCGTGTTGCTGGACACGAGCGTACGCGCGCATGGAGAGACGTTCGCGGACCGCAACGGCGACTTCGAGCCGGAGCCGGGTGAAGTGACGAAGGCGTGGCCGCTGGTGGTGGCGGTGGAGCGGCCGGTGGGGGAGGGGAAGCCCGCGTCGCGCGCGGTGGTGATGGCGGACTCGGACGCGCTGGGTGACGGCATCCTGGGCAACGTGGGCAATGCGTATCTCGCGGTGGACACGCTGCGGTGGCTCTCCGGCGAGGAGGCGCTCTCCGGCGTGACGACGAGCGAGGAGGACGTGCCGTTGCAGCACACGCGCTCGCAGGACGTCGTGTGGTTCTACGCGACGGTCTTCGGGATGCCGGTGGTGGTGCTGGCGGTGGGCTTCTTCGTGACGCGGCGGCGCGGACGGCGAGCGCCCCGGAGCGCCGCGGCCGTGGGAGGTGCGCGATGAAGGCGCGCGACGTGGCGGTGCAGGGAGTGCTGGCGGCAGTGGCCCTCGTGGCCGCGTTCTTCGTGTGGCAGCGCGAGCCTGCCCGTGCACCCGGTGAGGTGACGGTGGAGGACGCGCAGGCGGGTGCGCTCGACCGCATCCGGTACGACGAGGAGACGCGCTTCGTGGAGCTGTTCCGCGATCCCCAGGACCGCGACACCATCTGGGTCCGCTTGGGCAGCAAGCCCGCGAAGCCGGGCACGGGAGCGCAGAACGCCACGGATGCAGGAGCCCTCGCCCAGGCAACCAGCGACGCCGGAAGTGCCGCGCTCGACGCAGGAGCCAATCCGCGCACCAACGCGGTTTCGCTCGCGGCGGCTTCCGATGGAGGAGCCAGCCCACGCACCAACGCAGGCTCGCTTGCAGCAGCCTCCGATGGAGGAGCCAGCCCACGCACCAGACCGGGCGCGCTTGCAGTAGCCTCGGATGGAGGAGCCAATCCGCATACCAACGCGGGCACGCTCGCTGCGGCCTCCGATGGTGGCTCCCATTCGCACGCTGATGCGGGCGCGGTCTCGGCGGCCTCCGCTGCCGCGGGAACACCCGCGCCCGTGCCTCCGCCCCGGGAGCTGCGTGGCAACGACGTCGCGCTGAAGCTGTTCGCCCGCTTCGCTCCGCTGCGCGCGCAGCGGGACCTGGGCGTCCTGGACGACAAGAAGCTGGAGGAGATCGGCCTCGCGAAGACGGAGCGCGGCCTGACGCTCACGCTCGACGGGACGCCCAGGACGTTCCGCCTCGCCTCGCCCGCTTCGGGCTGGGGTGCCCCCTACCTCCAGCGCACGTCCGACGGGCACGTCTTCCTCCTCGGCCCCGCGCTGCTGCCGGACCTGGAGGCCGCCGCCAGCCGGCTCGTGGACCGGCGCCTGCACACCTTCGACGTGGATGGCTTCGACCGCGTCGTCATCTCCACGGGCACCGCGTCCCGTGCCTTCGTCGCCAGCGGCAAGCCTCCGGGCGCCGTGCAGCTGTCGCCCGTGGACGCCCCGGGCACCCCGGACGACTTCGCCCGCAACTGGCACGACCGCCTGTGGCGCCTCACCCCCGTGGAGCTCCTGGGCCGGGGCGAAGCCCCTCCGGGCCCGGCTCCCACGCCCGCCTTCCGCGTGGAGTACCAACGCGGCGGCAAGAGCGTGGGCGAGCTCTCCATGGCGAAGGCGTCCGACAACTCCTGGTACGCGCGCACGGAGTTCACCCCCGGCTGGGTGCGCATGGGCGGCGGCCTGGAGCTTTTGGCCGAGGACGCCGCGAAGCTCACCGCGCCGCGCTGACGCTCACAGCGCGGCGGACGCCGCCTCCACGTCCAGCCGCATGTCCACGAAGCTGTAGGCCGGCCACGGCCCCGTGAACCGGAACGTGTACGTGTCCAGCCGCGCCACCAGCGACTGCACCCGCGCCTCGAACGCGGCCACCCGCGTGCGGTCCACCAGCCACGCCGCGTTCCACAGCATCCGCTCACCCAGGGGCGGCGCCTCGTGCGCGGCCTCCGCCAGCGGACGCAGGCCCGCCCTCAAGCCGTCCAGGTCCTTCGCCGTGCAGGCGCGCAGCGCCGCCTCCAGCCGCGCCTCGTGGTCCTCCTCGGGCTCGGAGGGGCCTCGAGACAGGCCCGGCTGCGCCTCCACCAGCCGGCGCGTCAGCGCGTCGCCGTGGCAGTACACCTTGAGCCCCAGCTCCACCCGCCCTTCCAGGTCGGACAGCGCCCGGGTCAGCGGCGCGCGCGCCACGCGCAACAGCTCCCGCACGCGCTCCTCCGACGGCAGCACCGTCCCGAAGGCCACCGGCACCAGCGTGTGCTCGCGCACCACGGCCTCAGTGACGCGCTGGTGGATCAACAGGTGCTCGCGCGTGGGCACCACCCTGGGGCCCACGACTTCGGACACCAGCGCCGCGAGGCCTGCCTCCCGCACCGCGCGCACCGGGGCCGCGCCCAACCCCGCCAGGTCCGGCTCCCATCCGCCGTCCTCGCGCACGATGCCGTAGAGGTAGTGCGCCCGTGCCTCCCGCGAGGACTCCGCCGGGGTCTTCGTCGTCATGACGTGCCCACCTCCGTGCAGACAACGGCTTTTCAGCGCGCGCTTGCCGCGTCGCGCCGGGCAATCATCTTCTTCACCTGGTCCACCAGCGCGTCCGGCAGGCACGGCTTGGTGACGTACGCATCACACCCGGCCTCGTTCGCGTCGTCCGTGTGGCCCTTCAGCGCATGCCCCGTGAGCGCCACCACCGGGATGGCCTTCGTGCGCGCGTCGCCCTTCAGCCGGCGCGTCGCCTCCCAGCCGTCCATCACCGGCAGCGACAGGTCCATCAGGATGACGTCCGGCACCAGCTCGAAGGCCTTGTCCAGCGCCTCCTGGCCGTTCTTCGCCTCCGCGACGCGGAAGCCGGAGAACTCCAGGTACTCCGCGTACATCTCCCGGGCATCCTGGTAGTCATCCACCACCAGGACGAGCGGCTTTGATTTTTCCGGGGTGTTCGTCATGTCCGTCTCGCGCGTCGTGGAAAGTGCAGGGTGAAGGTCGAACCCTGGCCCGGAGCGCTCTGGAGGGAGACGCGTCCCCCCAGCATCGCGGCCAGGCGGCGGCAGATGGAGAGGCCCAGTCCGGTGCCCCCATAGGCCCGCGTCGGCGAGCTGTCCACCTGCTGGAAGTCCTCGAAGATCTTCTCCTGGTTCGACACGTCGATTCCAATCCCTGTGTCCTTCACCGAGATGGCCACGGTGCCGGTGGCGTTCTGATACTCCGCCGCGATGTGCACGCCGCCCTCGTGCGTGAACTTCAGCGCGTTGGACAACAGGTTGAGGACGATCTGCTTCACCTTCTGTCGGTCGCTCCACACCCCCGGCAGCGCTTCGTCCAGCCGCGTCTCCACCGTCAGCTTGCTGCGCGCGATGATGGGGTCCATCTCCGCCATCACCTCCTGGAGCAGCTCCGGGATGCCGAAGTCCGACAGGTGCAGTGGCATCCGCCCCGCCTCGATGCGGGTGATGTCCAGGATCTCGTTGATGACCTCCAAGAGGTGCCGCCCGTTGGAGTCGATGCGCGTGAGGTTCCTGCGCTGCGGCGGCGTCATCTCCCCGGACACGCCCTGCAGGAGCATGTTCGTGTAGCCGAGGATGGCGTTGAGCGGCGTGCGGAACTCGTGCGACATGTTGGCCAGGAACTGCGACTTGGCCGCGCTCGCCTGCTCCAGCTGGATGGCCTGCCGGCGCAGCTTCTCGTTCTGCTCCGCCAGCTCCGCGGTGGCGGACTGCACGCGCGCCTCCAATTCGCTGGAGACCTCCTTCACGCGCTCCAGAAGCCGCGCCCGCTCCAGCACCTCCGTGCGGTCGTGGAAGACGGTGACGATGCCCGTCAGTTCGCCCCCGTCGCCCAGCACCTTGTTGGCCATGGCCTCCATGGGCACGGGCGAGCCGGTGGACGGGTCATCCAGGGTCAGCTGGCTCTTCCAGCGCGACACGCCGGCGTTCACCGGCCCCAGCAGGTTGGCGAGGAACGACGCGAAGAGGGCGTCGTTGGCGCGCACCCGGCGCAGGGTGGCCTCGTCCGCCGCGCCCTCGCCTGACGTGCCCCCGGACTGGGGCCACGCGAAGAGGCGCTCGGCCGGGTCGTTCATCATCACCATGCCGCCCGCGGGGTCGGTCAGGATGATGGGGTCCGCCACCGAGTCCAGCACCCGGTCCAGGCGGTGGCGCTCGCTGCGGGCCTCGCGCTCCGTGGCGCGCAGCTGCCGGTAGCTCTCTCCCAGCGCCTGCGTGGCGCGGCCCAGGTCCGTCAGGTTGCGCAGCACGCTCACCACCACGGAGGGCCCGTCCGGCGCCAGCACCGGCGTGGTGACCAGCTCGAAGAGCAGGTCCATGCCCTCCAGCGGATCCACCAGCGGCACCTCGCGCCGGTGCACCGAGGTGCCACCCTGCGCGAGCGTCTCCCGGAACAGGCGCTGGTTGAGCTCCACCGCCCGCGTGCGGCCGGGGCTCGCGTCCGGGCCCGCCACCAGCAGTGCTTCCGCGCGGCCGTTGGCGAAGAGCAGCGTGCCGTCCGTGT
It encodes:
- a CDS encoding L-threonylcarbamoyladenylate synthase, with the protein product MLTPDLLDRAVELLRRGGVIALPTETVYGLAANAEDELAVRRVFAIKGRPATHPLIVHIPGAEHLSEWARIVPDEAKALARAFWPGPLTLVLPRTSRATDAVTGGQDTVALRVPGHSVALEVLQRLGGGVAAPSANRFGRVSPTTAEHVQRDLGSDVDLVLDGGPSTVGVESTIVDLSSGAPAILRPGGLATEDVERVLGRKVPVRTSETVRVSGSLASHYAPRAGVVLAEPGEAVQRVEALRAQGLRVGVLGPASLSLPKEVQRFDVPGEPAEAARVLYARLREADEQGHDILVACLPTASGLGIAVRDRLSRAAAPR
- a CDS encoding TIGR01777 family oxidoreductase translates to MGKSHVFEARSQMPVPAADLFSWHTREGAFERLSPPWETAEVVDRTGDGIRPGARVVVKLHLGPIPQRMVAEHTAYVEGSSFQDTQREGPFAKWIHDHRMSPSGPQASVLEDAIQYELPVGTLGDTFGGGYARKRLERMFAYRHSLTRADLRRHAAFASQGPLTVAISGASGMLGSALSSFLTTGGHSVKRLVRGRANPARGDISWAPDKGTVDAAGLEGVDAVVHLSGSNVGEGRWTEERKQEILKSRTESTRLLCETLARATRKPRVLICASAVGYYGSRGDEEVTEASSSGDGFLADVTRQWEASTQAAEDAGIRVVHLRIGVVLDARGGALAKLALATQAGGGGPVASGRQWMSWVSLEDVLGLIQFSIFTPSIQGPVNAVSPNAVRQGELAKVLGKVLHRPAVFPLPATVVKTVFGQMGEETLLSSTHALPTVAQANGFPFLLPDLEGALRFTLGRTTDGAEYRHG
- a CDS encoding ABC transporter ATP-binding protein, translating into MIQVEGLTKFYGEHAAIRDLAFTIGQGEVIGFLGLNGAGKSTTLKILGCVLLPTSGRVVIDGHDVVSQSHEVRQRIGYLPDVPPVYEEMTVGEYLAYVARLRDVPAKATASHVGEAEEKTGLRDVHGEVISTLSHGYRQRVGLAQALVHKPALLILDEPTSGLDPLQIVEMRDVIRGLKGAHTVLVSSHILPEISQTCDRLLIIHKGTLLAQGSEEELSRALGGPSIVLEVRGDRARALEALQGFGAVEVREGNGVLALKVAAAPDLRPQVARAVVGAGLELLRLDANEGQLEALFLRLTHGQEVKA
- a CDS encoding ABC transporter permease yields the protein MKALLIARRELAGYLRTLSGYIILAIILAVNGLFFNAYALGGASKRSAEVLSGFFYYSSGFTIVAAILVSMRLLAEEHQTGTLPLLYASPVRDRDIVLGKFLAGLAFLALYLLLTLYMPLLVLVNGKVSFGHVAAGYLGLLLLGSASLAVGTFGSSLAKNQLLAAIFSAVMLVALILCWLLARITEQPLSDVFSAMSLWNQHFPPFQAGLIHVRDVVYYLVVTYVALFAATRVLEARRWR
- a CDS encoding Gldg family protein; protein product: MSTPASFGTGLAATGAFVAGLIAVFLAERMLGVGSGRVALAALGTAVVVAATAWRAVRMIAAPAERRSLERWVLTLYVVGLAALVLYFVKGDVGTALFGEPLSRSSPKLSGVLAVLFPALLLCSLVPLAMVEAALVAMARAPVPETGRVKSALFSGLGVAFVVVFAFAATYVATQADATWDLSYFRTAKPGDATRKLVRGLNEPLQVTLFFPPANEVGEAVRQYFRDLEPESPQLGVEALDQAVEPARGKALGVSSNGSVVLARGDRKEILTLGLDPERARGQLQRLDAEVQRRLLAVAKPRRIVYLTGGHGERADTRPVPGEAARPSVAQFKELLRAQNVDVRTLTVAEGLGSAVPADAAMVAVLGPTRELLPEEATALREYWERGGRLWIALEPDGAALEPLLKPMGLKSLRVPLANDRVYFRTARQLSDRGNLGTASFSSHPSVTSLSALGSQGAVAFVGAVALEPLTPPVPGVLLDTSVRAHGETFADRNGDFEPEPGEVTKAWPLVVAVERPVGEGKPASRAVVMADSDALGDGILGNVGNAYLAVDTLRWLSGEEALSGVTTSEEDVPLQHTRSQDVVWFYATVFGMPVVVLAVGFFVTRRRGRRAPRSAAAVGGAR
- a CDS encoding GvpL/GvpF family gas vesicle protein — protein: MTTKTPAESSREARAHYLYGIVREDGGWEPDLAGLGAAPVRAVREAGLAALVSEVVGPRVVPTREHLLIHQRVTEAVVREHTLVPVAFGTVLPSEERVRELLRVARAPLTRALSDLEGRVELGLKVYCHGDALTRRLVEAQPGLSRGPSEPEEDHEARLEAALRACTAKDLDGLRAGLRPLAEAAHEAPPLGERMLWNAAWLVDRTRVAAFEARVQSLVARLDTYTFRFTGPWPAYSFVDMRLDVEAASAAL
- a CDS encoding response regulator; this encodes MTNTPEKSKPLVLVVDDYQDAREMYAEYLEFSGFRVAEAKNGQEALDKAFELVPDVILMDLSLPVMDGWEATRRLKGDARTKAIPVVALTGHALKGHTDDANEAGCDAYVTKPCLPDALVDQVKKMIARRDAASAR
- a CDS encoding PAS domain-containing sensor histidine kinase; amino-acid sequence: MASPAPLPPAEADPGARLVLAEHLLACESAVACARAVVEWLARRHGAPAACVGPGDGPGASVCLASEGLTGAQQAALARAWDAPGSPLATFRTRPGARWLAPDALEGAAMPGGFFAVPLGRPGATAAALLMVGLPGPAVPEDVAWVASSAGPHLARQLASDARAPRRPEPDRLLRRVINAVSDPVLLTDTDGTLLFANGRAEALLVAGPDASPGRTRAVELNQRLFRETLAQGGTSVHRREVPLVDPLEGMDLLFELVTTPVLAPDGPSVVVSVLRNLTDLGRATQALGESYRQLRATEREARSERHRLDRVLDSVADPIILTDPAGGMVMMNDPAERLFAWPQSGGTSGEGAADEATLRRVRANDALFASFLANLLGPVNAGVSRWKSQLTLDDPSTGSPVPMEAMANKVLGDGGELTGIVTVFHDRTEVLERARLLERVKEVSSELEARVQSATAELAEQNEKLRRQAIQLEQASAAKSQFLANMSHEFRTPLNAILGYTNMLLQGVSGEMTPPQRRNLTRIDSNGRHLLEVINEILDITRIEAGRMPLHLSDFGIPELLQEVMAEMDPIIARSKLTVETRLDEALPGVWSDRQKVKQIVLNLLSNALKFTHEGGVHIAAEYQNATGTVAISVKDTGIGIDVSNQEKIFEDFQQVDSSPTRAYGGTGLGLSICRRLAAMLGGRVSLQSAPGQGSTFTLHFPRRARRT